The sequence TCGCCATGTACAGCATCTCCTCGGCGGGCCGGGCAATGCGGTGAATCTCGTCGATGAACAGCACATCCCCCTCCATGAGGTTGGAGAGCATGGCCGCGAGATCGCCGGCCCGCTCCAGGGCCGGACCGGAGGTCATCCGCAGCGATGTCCCCAGCTCCTGGGCGATGATCATGGCCATCGTCGTTTTTCCCAACCCCGGCGGGCCGGCCAGCAGAACGTGGTCGGGACTCACCCCACGGGCCCGCGCACCCCCCAGGACAAGGTCCAACTGGGCACGCACCTTGCGCTGGCCGATGAACTCCTCCAGGGTCTTCGGGCGCAGCGAGCCCTCCACGTCCGAATCCCCCGGCACCTGCCCCGCGCTGAGCTCCGGGCTGGGCGATAACGGCGATGGAGTTTTCGCCTCCTCCGGCAGGGAGAACTCGGTGCGCTCAATGCCGTTGTCCGCAGACCTGCTCATGGTTTGCTACCCCCTAGGATGCTCAAGGCAGTGCGCAGCAGGGCGGAGGCGGACGTCTCCGCACCGCTGCGCTCGAGGGCCGCGGCCACGGCGGCTTGGGCCTTGTTCTCGGTGAACCCCAAACCCACGAGGGCCTCCACCACCTGGGACACGAGGCCCACTGTCCCCGGTGCGGTGCCCGGTAGCTGCGCGTCGGTCGGTAGCGTCGTACCCCCCACCTCCCCGGCGGCCACCTTGTCCTTGAGATCCACGGCCATCCGCTCGGCCAGGCGCTTGCCCACCCCCGGCGCCCGCTGCAGGGCCTTGATAT comes from Corynebacterium heidelbergense and encodes:
- the ruvA gene encoding Holliday junction branch migration protein RuvA; translation: MIASLRGTVIDKGLDYAVIECAGVGYHCVATASTLAELSRGQEATVLTSFVVREDSQTLYAFSTSEQREMFGVLQKVSGVGARLALGVMSVLSPADIVRAVSQGDIKALQRAPGVGKRLAERMAVDLKDKVAAGEVGGTTLPTDAQLPGTAPGTVGLVSQVVEALVGLGFTENKAQAAVAAALERSGAETSASALLRTALSILGGSKP